A window from Acipenser ruthenus chromosome 36, fAciRut3.2 maternal haplotype, whole genome shotgun sequence encodes these proteins:
- the LOC131706604 gene encoding small integral membrane protein 44-like, with protein sequence MDLMVNMTSFNLTDEEGHAYQYSFSNTEPLYKDYKPPQRDLIPLPKAVLYLLMAALVIVVVAYAIVGHLITDLAHDLADCVLGPSPEEQEKDTDLSCISPSKAPAVAFSSLHTNAFHVWDQDEVHVPLPLEDSPPPSPAHEHAQPLPQAS encoded by the exons ATGGATCTCATGGTGAACATGACCAGTTTTAACCTGACGGACGAGGAAGGCCACGCGTACCAGTACTCCTTCTCCAATACCGAGCCGCTCTACAAGGACTACAAGCCGCCGCAGCGGGACCTCATCCCGCTCCCCAAAGCCGTGCTCTACCTCCTCATGGCCGCGCTCGTTATCGTGGTGGTCGCGTATGCCATCGTGGGTCATCTCATCACGGACCTGGCGCACGACTTAGCAG ACTGTGTTCTGGGTCCCAGCCCGGAGGAGCAGGAGAAGGACACTGATTTGAGCTGCATCTCGCCCTCCAAGGCGCCGGCAGTGGCGTTCTCCTCCCTGCACACCAACGCCTTCCACGTGTGGGATCAGGACGAGGTGCACGTCCCCCTGCCATTGGAGGACAGCCCGCCCCCTAGCCCCGCCCACGAGCACGCCCAGCCCCTCCCACAGGCGTCCTAG
- the LOC117409786 gene encoding synaptonemal complex central element protein 2, with protein sequence MDQFSFEQILSSSQTPLKQPDPSAKQVTVSDEGANQRTEEIIASQNTDEVQISNLPGIELPSHGSDRVLNYEHSRYFSAVNARIEGIERKAQGLIDKVNVSRKRDLELMTNFREKLLMKVSELCHKLEDQLYDIYEQDNKVIQDKMQELSTIMRRNVHVSTELQEACHNVVSLYKGLCMQPEL encoded by the exons ATGGATCAGTTCTCATTTGAGCAAATCTTATCCAGTTCCCAAACTCCATTGAAACAACCGGACCCATCTGCAAAACAG GTAACTGTCAGTGATGAAGGAGCAAACCAAAGGACAGAAGAGATTATTGCCTCTCAGAATACGGACGAGGTACAGATAAG CAATTTGCCTGGCATTGAGCTCCCCAGCCACGGTTCAGACAGGGTCCTTAATTATGAGCACTCACGTTATTTCTCTGCTGTCAATGCGAGGATCGAAGGGATAGAGAGAAAAGCACAGGGCCTGATTGATAAGGTCAATGTGAGTCGGAAAAGGGACCTTGAGCTGATGACAAACTTCAGAGAGAAACTCCTGATGAAG GTTTCTGAGCTGTGTCACAAACTGGAGGACCAGTTGTATGATATTTACGAACAGGACAACAAAGTCATCCAAGACAAAATGCAGGAGTTGAGCACGATCATGCGGAGGAACGTCCACGTGAGCACGGAGCTGCAGGAAGCCTGCCACAACGTGGTGAGCCTCTACAAGGGCTTGTGCATGCAGCCTGAACTATGA
- the LOC117409815 gene encoding phenylalanine--tRNA ligase alpha subunit, which translates to MADSGVAESLLQRLDQADGGVDSQQAAASLGVDHQLVVGAVKSLQALGEVICAELRSSKHWEVTEEGKEIAEKGSHEARVFSCIPAEGMAQSQLMTLPSGKVGFSKAMSNKWIKLDKTAEGGPRICKSVDSIEDTVKDRLQLVQHGQAGSLEEKEKNELKKRKLLSEVTVKSYWITKGCSFSTTVTKQETELTPEMLASGAWRDKKFKPYNFDALGIIPDCGHLHPLMKVRTQFRQIFLEMGFTEMPTNNFIESSFWNFDALFQPQQHPARDQHDTFFLSDPAIATEFPLDYLERVKRVHSEGGYGSQGYKYDWKIEEAQKNILRTHTTAVSARMLYRLAQQEEFTPVKYFSIDRVFRNETLDATHLAEFHQVEGVVADYGLTLGDLMGVLHQFFIKLGITKLRFKPAFNPYTEPSMEVFSYHEGLKKWVEVGNSGVFRPEMLLPMGLPEGVSVIAWGLSLERPTMIKYGINNIRELVGHKVNLQMVYDSPVCRLDS; encoded by the exons ATGGCTGACAGCGGCGTGGCGGAGTCTCTTCTTCAGCGGCTCGATCAGGCGGATGGCGGCGTTGACAGCCAGCAGGCGGCGGCGAGTCTCGGGGTGGATCATCAGTTGGTGGTCGGTGCCGTTAAGAGCTTGCAAGCGCTCGGGGAG GTGATCTGCGCTGAGCTCCGCTCCTCAAAGCATTGGGAGGTGACAGAGGAGGGGAAGGAGATCGCGGAGAAGGGCAGCCATGAGGCACGCGTCTTCAGCTGCATCCCAGCAGAGGGCATGGCTCAGAGCCAGCTCATG ACGCTGCCCAGTGGGAAGGTGGGCTTCAGCAAGGCGATGTCTAACAAGTGGATCAAACTGGACAAGACTGCAGAGGGAGGACCTCGAATCTGCAAGAGT GTGGACAGTATTGAGGACACCGTGAAGGACAGGCTGCAGCTCGTCCAGCATGGACAGGCAGGGAGtctggaggagaaggagaagaacgAACTGAAGAAGAGGAAGCTGCTGTCCGAGGT gACAGTAAAGTCTTACTGGATCACCAAAGGATGCAGTTTCAGCACCACCGTCACTAAGCAGGAGACAGAACTGACGCCTGAGATGCTAGCCAG CGGCGCGTGGCGTGACAAGAAATTCAAGCCGTACAACTTTGACGCCCTGGGCATCATCCCCGACTGCGGACACCTCCATCCGCTGATGAAGGTGCGCACACAGTTCAGACAGATCTTCCTGGAGATGGG CTTCACGGAGATGCCGACCAATAACTTCATCGAGAGCTCGTTCTGGAACTTCGACGCCCTGTTCCAACCCCAGCAGCACCCGGCCAGGGATCAGCACGATACCTTCTTCCTGTCCG ACCCGGCCATCGCCACGGAGTTCCCCCTGGACTATCTGGAGCGAGTGAAGAGAGTGCACTCTGAGGGTGGCTACGGCTCACAGGG GTACAAGTATGACTGGAAGATTGAAGAAGCGCAGAAGAACATTCTGAGGACTCACACCACTGCCGTCAGCGCGCGCATGCTGTACCGCCTCGCTCAGCAG GAGGAGTTCACCCCAGTGAAGTATTTCTCAATCGACCGCGTGTTCCGCAACGAGACTCTGGATGCCACTCACCTGGCAGAGTTTCACCAGGTGGAGGGCGTGGTGGCAGACTACGGGCTCACGCTGGGGGACCTCATGGGAGTCCTGCACCAGTTCTTCATCAAGCTGG GAATCACTAAACTCCGCTTCAAACCCGCGTTCAACCCCTACACAGAGCCCAGCATGGAGGTGTTCAGCTACCACGAAG GTCTGAAGAAGTGGGTGGAGGTGGGGAACTCGGGGGTCTTCCGACCGGAGATGCTGCTGCCGATGGGGCTCCCTGAGGGGGTTTCAGTCATCGCCTGGGGACTGTCGCTGGAGAG GCCCACCATGATCAAATATGGAATCAACAACATCCGAGAGCTGGTTGGTCACAAAGTGAATCTGCAGATGGTCTACGACAGCCCAGTGTGTCGACTGGACTCCTGA